From Mucilaginibacter gotjawali:
ATGATTTATCCCAGGCACGCAGTGAGATAGAAAATGACCCGTCGAGGTATTTCATCCAGTGCCAAAAACCGGTGGGCATAAACAGTGTATCACCGTGTTCCAGGATAGCCTCCTGCCCTTCTACCCCATCAAGGGCAGGGAATTTTTTAAAATCGGGGTTTTCAATATCGTAGTCCTCCAGCGCATAGGTGGCAAAAGGGATACAATAAAGACGTTCGCTCCATTTTTGGTCGAACAGGATCACGTGCTTGCGCCCGTTAAAATGGGTATGGAAGATATGGGCAAGGTCGATATCATAATGCAAAAAAGTAACTGATCCGGCCCCGCCAAAAAACATATTGGGATACTTATCTAAAAAGCCGCCCATCAGGTTAGTAGGCGAGCGGTAATCATCCAGCAATTTTGGCGCAAATTTTATAGGGTCAAATAAAAATATCCGCAGGTCGGTGGGTTGTTTTTGTATCAGGTCGATATAATCGCCAAACTTCATTTCCGCAGCAGCAGCGTTTATTGGTTTTGAGGGATCGGCCTTTGCGCTGTCATACAAAGGAACTACCTGGTCACCCACCACATCTTTCAAATAATCAAAAGTCCACTTTTGCAGCGCAGGCCAGCTTTCGGTGGCTTTGCGAATGATCAACGGCTTGCGCGGAATTAAATAATTGTTAATAAAATCCTCTTTATTGATATCATCAACGCGGTCTATAGGGGTTAGTACGATGCTCATGTTCACAATTATTTAACGTGCAAAAGTAAATAAAAGGTAAAAACGTTTAAACATCATCTTTGTTTCTGATAGTTTTCTGACAATTTCAGTTTGCAGTTGGAAGTGGGCAGTTTGCAGTATGAAACGAGATTTTGTTAAATCAAATAAAACCTAAAAAACCCGGCGCCATGGGCAACCGGGTTTGATTTCATAGATAGATGAATAAATATTGAGAAATTAGCTATGCCAGACGGCCATCCATCTGCAAACTGCCTGCTCAAAACTGCAAACTATTTAGTCAGGCATCAATACGGTATTCACCACATGGATCACCCCATTGCTTTGAAATACATCGGCAATAGTTATCCATGATTTGCCGCCTTTTTCGTCAACCAGGTACAGTTTTTTACCTTTTGCCATTACGGTTAAAGTGCCGCCTTCAACGGTTTTTAATTCCGCTTTACCGTCACCGGCTTTAACTTTTGCCCACAGATCGGCTGAACTTATGCGGCCTGCCACCACATGATAGGTTAAGATTTTAGTCAGGGTAGCCTTGTTCTCAGGTTTTACAAGGGTGCCAACAGTTCCCGCAGGCAGTTTATCAAAGGCTTCGTTTGTTGGCGCGAAAACGGTAAACGGCCCTGCACTTTCCAGTGTTTCAACCAAACCGGCTGCTTTAACGGCAGCCACCAGCGTAGTGTGGTCTTTTGAATTTACTGCATTTTCAACAATGTTTTTTGTTGGGTACATGGCGGCGCCACCTACCATAGGGTTTGTTTGTGCGTTTGCTTTGGGCGCTATTGCAATAGCTGCTAATGCAAAGGCCGCGATCATTAATTTTTTCATAGGTTTTAATTTGTTTTTTAAAGGTTATGAAGCTATCATGAGTAGTTTTTATTTTTTGTAACTCATGATGGTTTCATAAGGTATGTATGTTATTTTAGGAGAAGATACGGCAGCATTAACAACCCGGTTTTTGAGATCGCCGTTTTTTGTTATTCCCCCAGGTTTTACAAATACCCGTTAGTTAGATCGGCGTTTTAGAAAAACAGCCCTGCAGCTATTTTATCAGCATATAATTTACCATTTGGGGTTAAGTAAATAATATTATCTTTTTGAGTGATCCACCCACGCTCAAAATATTCCTGCGCTACTTTTACCAGGTCAGGAGATGCCCCGGCAGCAATTTTCTCAATCATCCTCAAATCAAGTCCCCATATTGTTCTTAAAGAGGTCATGATATATTCATTCAGGCGGTTGCCTTCGGTCAGTATTTCCTCCTCAGCGGGTATTTCCCCTTTTTGCAAAGCTGCTATGTATTTCGCATTATTGGCCACGTTCCATTGCCTGGCCTCCTGGTTATAGGAGTGCGCCGAAGGGCCAATGCCAAGGTATTTTACCCCTTTCCAGTAATTAGCATTATGCCTTGAATAATTACCCGGTTTGCAAAAGTTAGAGATCTCGTAATGCTCGAAACCCCGGGTTTGCATGGCGTCCATCAGCAAAACAAATTGTTCTGCGCTTTGCTGGTCGTCCATGGCCGGTTGCTTTTTCTTGCTGATGAAGGAAGCCAGCGCCGTGCGCGGCTCAACTGTCATGGAATAAGTTGAAACATGGGGCACATCCAGCGCAAATACTTTATCCAGGTTTTGCTTCCATTTGGCATCCGTTAATAATGGATACCCATAAATAAGGTCGACGGTTATGTTTTCAAACCCCATATCCTGCGCTCTTTTTACGCAGGCTTCGGCTTCATCGCCTTTATGTACCCGGTTCATCCATAGCAGGTCCTCATCAAAAAAAGATTGAATGCCGATACTTAAACGATTGATATTGGTTTGCCGCAGGGCCTTTAGTTTAGCATTGTCAAGGTCATCAGGATTAGCTTCCAGGGTAATTTCGGCATTTGAATTTACCACATGCAGCTTGGTGATCGTCCCGATAATTAAATTGAGTTCATCAGCGGTTAATAAAGATGGTGTACCTCCGCCGAAGTAAATCGTTTCGATGGTTTCGCCGTCAAGATAGTTTTTTTGCTGGCTGATTTCTTTAAGGACAGCCTCTAAAAGCTCATCCTTATATTTTAGCGAGGTACTGAAATGAAAATCGCAGTAATAACACGCCTGTTTGCAAAAAGGGATGTGGATATAGATGCCGGCCATGTTTTTATGATAGCATAAATGAGGAAAAATGGCAAAAGAATAAAATAGATATAATGCTCATTATTAGATGTTTAATTGTTTTATTTTTACTTTATTTTTTTGCATTCTTTTTAATTTTATGTTAATTTTGTTACTCAGTTGTTACTTTTCGACTTTCGTGAGTAACAAAAGTAACAAATTATTTTATGGTAACCATTAGATATAAAGAACTAAGCAGCGGCAAATTTAGTGCCTATCTCGATATTTATTCTAACACCGGTGAGGGCAAAGGTAAGCGCAATTATGAGTTCCTTAAGATTTATGTCGATAAGGACTATTCTGATTCCGGAACACGGATTAGTGAGGCTGATAAGGATAAGCTTAAAATCATAAAGGCACTTCGCAATAAACGAGAA
This genomic window contains:
- the hemW gene encoding radical SAM family heme chaperone HemW, with product MAGIYIHIPFCKQACYYCDFHFSTSLKYKDELLEAVLKEISQQKNYLDGETIETIYFGGGTPSLLTADELNLIIGTITKLHVVNSNAEITLEANPDDLDNAKLKALRQTNINRLSIGIQSFFDEDLLWMNRVHKGDEAEACVKRAQDMGFENITVDLIYGYPLLTDAKWKQNLDKVFALDVPHVSTYSMTVEPRTALASFISKKKQPAMDDQQSAEQFVLLMDAMQTRGFEHYEISNFCKPGNYSRHNANYWKGVKYLGIGPSAHSYNQEARQWNVANNAKYIAALQKGEIPAEEEILTEGNRLNEYIMTSLRTIWGLDLRMIEKIAAGASPDLVKVAQEYFERGWITQKDNIIYLTPNGKLYADKIAAGLFF
- a CDS encoding cupin-like domain-containing protein; translation: MSIVLTPIDRVDDINKEDFINNYLIPRKPLIIRKATESWPALQKWTFDYLKDVVGDQVVPLYDSAKADPSKPINAAAAEMKFGDYIDLIQKQPTDLRIFLFDPIKFAPKLLDDYRSPTNLMGGFLDKYPNMFFGGAGSVTFLHYDIDLAHIFHTHFNGRKHVILFDQKWSERLYCIPFATYALEDYDIENPDFKKFPALDGVEGQEAILEHGDTLFMPTGFWHWMKYLDGSFSISLRAWDKSWGIKAKSLYNLTIQRKFDDLMKKNFNVKYMAWKEDLAIKRAEKALAEGEL
- a CDS encoding fasciclin domain-containing protein, with the protein product MKKLMIAAFALAAIAIAPKANAQTNPMVGGAAMYPTKNIVENAVNSKDHTTLVAAVKAAGLVETLESAGPFTVFAPTNEAFDKLPAGTVGTLVKPENKATLTKILTYHVVAGRISSADLWAKVKAGDGKAELKTVEGGTLTVMAKGKKLYLVDEKGGKSWITIADVFQSNGVIHVVNTVLMPD